The Brachyspira hyodysenteriae ATCC 27164 genome includes a window with the following:
- a CDS encoding DUF2726 domain-containing protein: MTIIVLVLILFSILFLLSKSNYKQGYYRRNKYYKRHKKTEEERIQDITEQRLSNMETGNIAIKKIMNIEETKIFYSILNIFKDYNIYKQVSFKAFLDAEEDTEIWKSFRDFYCDFLITYKKGNKINEPIAVIEYDGAGHFGHTEDMKERIKNNDMIKEILIDKAGMRYFIIKENDIKTDSKFIDDKKLEICLNDIMNSIKNDN; this comes from the coding sequence ATGACTATTATTGTATTAGTACTGATATTATTTTCAATATTATTTTTATTATCTAAATCCAATTATAAACAAGGGTACTATAGAAGAAATAAATATTATAAAAGACATAAAAAAACAGAAGAAGAAAGAATACAGGATATAACAGAGCAAAGATTATCAAATATGGAAACAGGAAATATAGCAATAAAAAAAATTATGAATATTGAAGAAACAAAAATTTTTTATTCTATATTAAATATATTTAAAGATTATAATATTTATAAGCAAGTATCATTCAAAGCATTCTTAGATGCTGAAGAAGATACTGAAATATGGAAAAGTTTCAGAGATTTTTACTGCGATTTTCTAATAACATATAAAAAAGGAAATAAAATAAATGAACCTATAGCTGTGATAGAATATGACGGAGCAGGACATTTTGGGCATACAGAAGATATGAAAGAGAGAATAAAAAATAATGATATGATAAAAGAAATACTAATAGATAAAGCAGGAATGAGGTATTTCATTATAAAAGAAAATGATATAAAAACAGATTCAAAATTCATAGATGATAAAAAATTAGAAATATGTTTGAATGATATAATGAACTCAATAAAAAATGATAACTAA
- a CDS encoding TDT family transporter — translation MISKINKMPLALTGLALGVGGIFNAWTIFTGIKYFAYIGALISSILILTIITKIFSSFGAFLNDLEHPVAGSTIPTLDMAVMVISSSVVQFVKPLGVAMWFTAIAVHVIFAFTFLAHRINLKDLHHILPSWFVPPVGIVVAAVTGTNMGFPQVSQVIVYIGTVLYIILFPFIFYRIIFHDPLADDRFPAFAVMGAPANLCLCGYLSAFTDYNTALLNFLLALGLFTTFKVYLSLIRAFQIKFIPLFAAYTFPLAVGAQALLKYANYSKSVNGQYYYIWNIVSIFELVVASVMIIYVFVNMMFFVHNNVIKDKK, via the coding sequence ATGATAAGTAAAATTAATAAAATGCCTTTGGCTCTCACTGGTTTAGCACTTGGTGTAGGAGGTATATTTAATGCTTGGACTATATTCACAGGTATTAAATATTTTGCATATATAGGTGCTTTAATCTCATCTATTTTAATATTAACCATTATAACTAAGATATTTTCATCATTCGGAGCTTTTCTTAATGATTTAGAGCATCCTGTTGCAGGAAGCACTATTCCTACTCTTGATATGGCTGTTATGGTAATATCATCTTCAGTAGTTCAATTTGTAAAACCCCTTGGTGTTGCTATGTGGTTTACAGCGATTGCAGTTCATGTGATATTTGCTTTTACTTTTTTAGCTCATAGAATCAATTTGAAAGATTTGCACCATATACTTCCTAGCTGGTTTGTTCCTCCTGTAGGTATAGTTGTAGCTGCCGTTACTGGTACTAATATGGGATTTCCTCAAGTATCTCAAGTGATAGTTTATATAGGCACAGTTCTATATATTATACTATTTCCATTTATATTTTATAGAATAATTTTTCATGATCCTTTGGCTGATGACAGATTTCCTGCATTTGCAGTAATGGGAGCACCTGCTAATCTTTGTTTATGCGGTTATTTAAGTGCATTTACTGATTATAATACTGCTTTACTTAATTTTCTTTTGGCATTGGGTTTATTTACTACATTCAAAGTATATTTATCTCTTATAAGGGCTTTTCAAATAAAATTTATACCTTTATTTGCAGCTTATACTTTCCCTTTGGCGGTTGGTGCTCAAGCATTACTTAAATATGCTAATTATTCAAAAAGTGTTAATGGACAGTATTATTATATATGGAATATTGTTTCTATATTCGAACTTGTAGTTGCAAGTGTGATGATAATTTATGTATTTGTTAATATGATGTTCTTCGTTCACAATAATGTTATAAAAGACAAGAAATAA
- a CDS encoding RNB domain-containing ribonuclease, giving the protein MKTAEELIKKLMKNQMDYNIFIKFNSKTALEKTSLTNLIRKAISSGYIEKTAGNLLRVTKEGRQYINKLEGKEEAPKTVKSVRINVDPKDAKSDSKIIAKSYNIKLDFSEELLKLAEEINNKADFTNIEADRVDLRNLKTITIDSESSKDLDDAFSIEKTDNNYKVYVHISDVSHFIEIDSPLDLEARARGNSTYLIDKVYNMFPEVLSNNIISLNENEDRFALTFITDINNDGEILSSSVCKSVIRSDRKLSYDYAEKLIKKEESDEDWLLELIDNALNIKNVLYKKRKEGRGVEFENQDIKIVLNDEGMPIEFYAEEKKESMAIIEELMLLANSKVAEKLSSYDGVIFLYHGLPDEYRFNNFKILAHTKGYELKENPDKTYDIKGFIDNVKGKQEENLLIPVLLRSMTPSSYSIVNKSHFGLGLDYYTYFTSPIRRYADLLIHRIVKDTILSNNNSINEKLKNICKDSIESLSLLDKTSKKAEKYLIQIKAARYMKDRLGDEYYGAVSSITPKGIYVEIEGLEIEGFIEATYVGSNYRFYQDMQSVYVDKVKAYELGDRVKVLVASSNVENGKIFFSL; this is encoded by the coding sequence ATGAAAACTGCAGAAGAATTAATAAAAAAATTAATGAAAAATCAAATGGATTATAATATATTCATAAAATTTAATTCAAAAACAGCTTTGGAAAAAACATCCCTTACTAATTTAATAAGGAAAGCTATAAGCAGCGGATATATAGAAAAAACAGCAGGTAATTTACTTCGCGTAACAAAAGAAGGCAGACAATACATTAATAAGTTGGAAGGTAAAGAGGAAGCTCCAAAGACTGTAAAATCTGTAAGAATAAATGTTGATCCTAAAGATGCTAAATCAGATTCTAAAATTATAGCTAAATCTTATAATATAAAATTAGATTTCAGTGAAGAGCTTTTAAAATTAGCAGAAGAAATCAATAATAAAGCTGATTTTACAAATATAGAAGCTGACAGAGTTGATTTAAGAAATTTAAAAACAATCACTATAGACAGTGAAAGTTCAAAAGATTTGGATGATGCTTTTAGTATAGAAAAGACAGATAATAATTATAAAGTTTATGTTCATATTTCTGATGTAAGTCATTTTATAGAGATTGATTCTCCTTTAGATTTAGAGGCTAGAGCTAGAGGGAATTCCACTTATTTGATTGATAAAGTTTATAATATGTTTCCTGAAGTTCTTTCTAATAATATAATTTCTTTAAATGAAAATGAGGATAGATTTGCTCTTACTTTTATCACTGATATAAATAATGATGGTGAAATATTATCTTCATCTGTTTGTAAAAGTGTTATAAGATCAGACAGAAAATTATCTTATGATTATGCTGAAAAACTTATAAAAAAAGAAGAGTCTGATGAGGATTGGCTTTTAGAATTAATTGATAATGCTTTAAATATAAAAAATGTTTTGTATAAAAAAAGAAAAGAGGGCAGGGGAGTAGAATTTGAGAATCAAGATATTAAAATAGTTCTTAATGATGAAGGCATGCCTATAGAGTTTTATGCTGAAGAGAAAAAAGAATCTATGGCAATAATTGAGGAGTTAATGCTTCTTGCTAATAGTAAAGTAGCTGAAAAATTATCAAGTTATGACGGCGTTATATTCCTTTATCATGGACTTCCTGATGAATATAGATTCAATAATTTCAAAATACTTGCTCATACTAAAGGTTATGAACTTAAAGAAAATCCAGATAAAACTTATGATATAAAAGGATTCATTGATAATGTGAAAGGAAAACAGGAGGAAAATTTGCTTATACCTGTACTTCTTCGTTCAATGACTCCATCATCTTACAGCATAGTAAATAAAAGTCATTTTGGATTAGGACTTGATTATTATACTTATTTTACTTCTCCTATAAGAAGATATGCAGATTTACTTATTCATAGAATAGTTAAAGATACCATTTTATCAAATAATAATTCTATAAATGAAAAATTAAAAAATATATGTAAGGATTCTATTGAAAGTTTATCTCTTCTTGATAAAACTTCAAAAAAGGCTGAAAAATATCTTATTCAGATAAAAGCAGCAAGATACATGAAAGACAGACTTGGAGATGAATATTATGGGGCTGTTAGTTCTATAACTCCAAAGGGTATATATGTTGAGATAGAAGGTTTAGAGATAGAAGGCTTTATTGAGGCTACTTATGTTGGTTCTAATTATAGATTTTATCAGGATATGCAAAGTGTTTATGTTGATAAGGTTAAGGCTTATGAGTTGGGTGATAGAGTAAAAGTTTTGGTTGCAAGTTCTAATGTTGAAAATGGAAAGATATTTTTCTCTTTATAA
- a CDS encoding ATP phosphoribosyltransferase regulatory subunit, whose protein sequence is MSENNIASKLTKIYEQYGYKKIKLSKFEDYNLYNNYKDFLQTEHILTFMNLNGNLQSLRPDVTLSIVKKVLKDNNKYTNKIYYIEDIYKIDSVSNEYEEIQQVGVEIIGTLSTYSNLEIISMAVDSLKSINDEYILEISSIDFMFALIDELNLEEDKKLEILNFIYSKNKHDLEKTLISNNIDDKYKNNIISLIDLCGNYRDILKKIENIIINDKMQKAYDELKSLSAVFENYNNFDKILLDFSIESKLGYYNGIIFKGYIKGNNDAVLSGGRYDKLLAKFNAHTQNEKNKKNAIGFAVYMDKLYVNDTDKNEYDFDILILYKSGDEKILLSKVQSFIKENKKVRTDIYSDNYNTDYSYKEKYIFENDVLINS, encoded by the coding sequence ATGAGCGAAAATAATATAGCATCTAAATTAACAAAAATATATGAACAATACGGATATAAAAAAATCAAATTAAGTAAATTTGAAGATTATAATTTATATAACAATTATAAAGATTTCCTTCAAACAGAACATATATTAACATTCATGAATTTAAATGGAAATTTACAGTCATTAAGACCCGATGTTACATTATCAATAGTAAAAAAAGTTTTGAAAGATAATAATAAATACACTAATAAAATTTATTATATAGAAGATATTTATAAAATAGATAGTGTTTCAAATGAATATGAAGAAATACAGCAGGTAGGAGTAGAAATAATAGGTACTCTAAGCACATATTCAAATTTAGAAATAATAAGTATGGCAGTAGATAGTTTAAAATCTATAAATGATGAATATATATTAGAAATATCAAGTATAGATTTTATGTTTGCCTTAATAGATGAACTTAATCTAGAAGAAGATAAAAAACTAGAAATACTTAATTTTATATATAGCAAAAATAAGCATGATTTAGAAAAGACATTAATCTCTAATAATATAGATGACAAATATAAAAACAATATAATATCATTGATAGATCTATGCGGAAACTATAGAGATATATTGAAAAAAATAGAAAACATAATAATAAATGACAAAATGCAAAAAGCATACGATGAATTAAAAAGCCTCTCAGCTGTATTTGAAAATTATAATAACTTCGATAAAATTTTACTTGATTTCTCAATAGAAAGCAAACTTGGTTATTATAACGGAATAATTTTTAAAGGATATATCAAAGGCAATAATGATGCTGTATTATCAGGCGGAAGATATGATAAACTTCTTGCAAAATTTAATGCCCATACACAAAATGAAAAAAACAAAAAGAATGCTATAGGCTTTGCAGTTTATATGGATAAATTATACGTAAACGATACAGACAAAAACGAATACGACTTTGACATCTTAATATTATACAAAAGCGGCGATGAAAAAATTTTATTAAGCAAAGTACAAAGTTTTATAAAAGAGAATAAGAAAGTAAGAACTGATATATACAGTGATAACTACAATACAGATTATAGCTACAAAGAAAAATATATATTTGAGAATGATGTTTTAATTAATTCATAA
- the hisD gene encoding histidinol dehydrogenase codes for MIKVINYKECKSLDDILLRSQFSHDDVNEKVKAILEDVKQNGDNALKKYAKMFDNAEIDNLEVTEKEIEEAYNRVDEKFKETLKLAYNNIEKFHKKQLRNSYITNEEDGIVMGQIINPIEKVGVYIPGGTAVYPSTVLMNVIPAKVAGVNEIILVSPPNKEGKINANILAAAKIAGVNRVFKTGGAQAIAALSYGTESIPKVYKIVGPGNIYVAMAKRLVYGEVSIDMVAGPSEVLIIADETANHIHIASDMLAQAEHDKLASSILVTTSKEIAEKTKEELYKQLEKLSRKDIAMESIENNGRIIITETIDEAIYINNEIAPEHLEISIKEPFSVLSKIKNAGSIFLGDYTPEALGDYLSGANHVIPTSGTAKFASPLSVDDFIKKSYITYYTKDALEKVKDNIINFAEHESLEAHANSVKVRF; via the coding sequence ATGATAAAAGTAATTAATTATAAAGAATGCAAATCATTAGATGATATATTATTAAGAAGCCAATTCAGTCATGATGATGTTAATGAAAAAGTAAAGGCCATATTAGAAGATGTAAAACAAAATGGAGATAATGCATTAAAAAAATATGCTAAGATGTTTGATAATGCTGAAATAGACAATTTAGAAGTAACAGAAAAAGAAATTGAAGAAGCATATAACAGAGTTGATGAAAAGTTTAAAGAAACATTAAAGCTAGCCTATAACAATATAGAAAAATTCCATAAAAAACAATTAAGAAATAGCTATATAACAAATGAAGAAGACGGTATAGTAATGGGACAGATTATAAACCCAATAGAAAAAGTTGGAGTTTATATACCTGGTGGCACAGCAGTTTATCCTTCAACAGTGCTTATGAATGTAATACCTGCAAAAGTAGCCGGAGTAAATGAAATAATATTAGTATCTCCTCCAAATAAAGAAGGAAAAATAAATGCTAATATATTAGCAGCAGCAAAAATAGCAGGAGTAAACAGAGTATTTAAAACAGGCGGTGCTCAGGCAATAGCAGCTTTAAGTTACGGTACAGAGTCTATTCCAAAAGTATATAAAATAGTAGGACCTGGAAATATATATGTTGCTATGGCTAAAAGACTTGTATACGGTGAAGTTTCTATTGATATGGTGGCAGGCCCTAGCGAAGTATTAATAATAGCAGATGAAACAGCAAATCATATACATATAGCTTCTGATATGCTTGCACAGGCTGAACATGATAAATTAGCTTCAAGCATATTAGTAACAACAAGCAAAGAAATAGCAGAAAAAACAAAAGAAGAATTATACAAACAATTAGAAAAATTAAGCCGTAAAGACATAGCAATGGAATCTATAGAAAATAACGGAAGAATAATAATAACTGAAACTATAGATGAAGCAATATATATAAATAATGAAATAGCACCAGAGCATTTAGAGATTAGCATAAAAGAGCCTTTCTCGGTATTAAGCAAAATAAAAAATGCAGGTTCAATATTCTTAGGAGATTATACACCTGAAGCATTAGGCGATTATTTATCAGGAGCAAACCATGTAATACCTACAAGCGGAACAGCTAAATTTGCTTCTCCTTTGTCTGTAGATGACTTTATAAAGAAATCTTATATAACTTACTACACTAAAGATGCATTAGAAAAAGTAAAAGACAATATAATCAATTTTGCAGAGCATGAAAGTTTAGAAGCACATGCCAATTCTGTAAAAGTAAGGTTTTAA
- the hisG gene encoding ATP phosphoribosyltransferase has translation MINIALPKGRLVNKVYTLFEKIGYENKELLEDNRKLVFENKDKNVRYLIVKPSDVGIYVEKGVADIGIVGKDILLENNHDVYELLDLKFGKCRVCMASVNGYKEDIERRLRVATKYVNISKNYFNSINRDVEIIKLNGSIELAPILNLSDVIVDIVETGSTLRENNLTVIKEIIDYISARLIVNKVSYKFKNDLIKTIIKNIEEVL, from the coding sequence ATGATTAATATAGCATTACCTAAAGGAAGATTAGTAAATAAAGTATATACTCTATTTGAAAAGATAGGTTATGAAAATAAAGAACTATTAGAAGATAATAGAAAATTAGTATTTGAAAACAAAGATAAAAATGTAAGATACCTAATAGTAAAACCTTCTGATGTTGGAATATATGTTGAGAAAGGGGTTGCTGATATAGGTATTGTAGGAAAAGATATACTTCTTGAAAATAATCATGATGTATACGAACTTCTTGATTTGAAATTTGGAAAATGCAGAGTTTGTATGGCATCTGTAAATGGATATAAAGAAGATATTGAAAGAAGATTAAGAGTTGCTACAAAGTATGTTAATATATCAAAAAATTATTTTAATTCTATTAACAGAGATGTTGAAATAATAAAATTAAATGGTTCTATTGAGTTGGCTCCTATACTTAATCTTTCTGATGTGATAGTTGATATAGTAGAAACAGGAAGCACATTGAGGGAAAATAATCTCACAGTTATAAAAGAAATCATTGATTATATAAGTGCAAGACTAATAGTCAATAAAGTAAGCTATAAGTTTAAAAATGATTTAATAAAAACTATAATAAAAAATATAGAAGAAGTTTTATAA
- the rpoC gene encoding DNA-directed RNA polymerase subunit beta', with translation MQFSNFDQIKISIASPQVMREWSYGEVKKPETINYRTLRPERDGLFCEKIFGTTKEYECYCGKFKSIRYKGVVCDKCGVEVTHFKVRRERMGHIELAAPVAHIWYYRNTPSRIGLLLNMNIAHLRSVLYFERYVVIDAGDSSYSKGDLLTEDEYNEALDRYGDNIRIGIGAEGIRDMLKDLDMDEEIRKLREEMIKKGEKSDRRLRKRLEIFEDFKASGNDPTWMILDVVPVIPPELRPMVQLDGGRFATSDLNDLYRRVINRNIRLRRLLVLRAPDIIIRNEKRMLQEAVDALFDNSRRKKVVKGPGNRPLKSLSDMLKGKQGRFRQNLLGKRVDYSGRSVIVAGPRLKMHQCGLPKKMAVELFKPFIMKKLVEINSAHNIKSAKRFVEEGREEVWGVLEDIAKEHPVLLNRAPTLHRLGIQAFEPVLVEGKAIQLHPLVCHAYNADFDGDQMAVHTPLSAEAQIEAWTLMLAPHNILNPANGEPIVNPTQDIVLGISYLTKLRTGSKGEGKIFSSPKDALLAYDNNLVELESRIKVLMKNKDGEEEFVETSVGRLKFNEVIPEDFRYQNRDFNSKDLAKFIHEVYLKHGTAVTVNMLDDIKELGYQSATVFGSTISIADILIPPMKKQEIEEATKQVEFIENQYMNGIITTEEKKQKVMDLWTTVEGRITEAMMDNLRQDQDGFNPVYIMADSGARGSKQQIRQLASMRGLMAKPSGEIIELPIISNFKEGLTVQEYFISTHGARKGLADTALKTSSAGYLTRKLVDVAIGVVVSEHDCGTVKGIAIEAIKNGDEIKKSLKERVVGFFTSEHIYHPVTKELICSANTEITEEIGDLIEKAGIEKISIRHPLTCESRMGVCQKCYGRSLSTNNLASIGEAVGVVAAQSIGQPGTQLTMRTFHIGGVATQMVEENEIKVNYPIYIEQFSNYVVQPNGIKITARKGDLVIRRVLDKWEKSTLKDIITEHNTKVLIGDVIATLKDGTEIKATYNGTFKITDDDKYIMITGDKHTIVIKVGSEYKVDEHVFIEANTVIASFDTYNEPIISEKSGIVRYQDIIPGRTLVEEIDDQTGNKTNIIQEFKDSSMQPKILIVGDNDTFETDIPNGAQLMVENNQKVEVGEVIAKTTRIQQKSRDITGGLPRVQELLEAQKPKDTAIIAGIDGEVEIGGSHKGKKVVKIRNEFDETKHLVPHGKMLLVRNGDQVKTGTQLCAGKINPHDILETQGDLALQTYLLEEIQTVYNQQGVGINDKHFALIIRQMLRRLEITDPGDTKYIVGQYVDKYEFEEENRRYEEAGGSPASGKPVLLGLTKAALNTESFISSASFQETTKVLTNAAIKGKVDKLLGLKENVIIGHLIPAGTGVKLYNKLHVYNKQSGDLDKKDNIDNSAKEEEVMQITV, from the coding sequence ATGCAATTTTCAAACTTTGACCAAATAAAAATTAGTATAGCAAGTCCTCAGGTTATGAGAGAATGGAGTTATGGTGAAGTAAAAAAACCTGAAACTATCAACTACAGAACTTTAAGACCTGAAAGAGACGGACTTTTTTGTGAAAAGATATTCGGAACTACTAAAGAATATGAATGTTACTGCGGTAAATTCAAAAGTATTCGTTATAAAGGTGTAGTTTGTGATAAATGTGGTGTTGAAGTTACTCATTTCAAAGTTAGAAGAGAGAGAATGGGGCATATAGAATTAGCTGCTCCTGTTGCTCATATTTGGTATTATAGAAACACTCCTTCAAGAATAGGACTTCTTCTAAATATGAATATAGCTCATTTAAGAAGCGTACTTTATTTTGAAAGATATGTTGTTATTGATGCTGGAGATAGTTCTTATTCTAAAGGCGATCTTTTAACTGAAGATGAATATAATGAAGCTTTAGATAGATATGGTGATAATATAAGAATAGGTATAGGTGCTGAGGGCATAAGAGATATGCTTAAAGACCTTGATATGGACGAAGAAATCAGAAAACTCAGAGAGGAAATGATTAAAAAAGGTGAAAAGAGTGATAGGCGTTTAAGAAAACGTCTTGAAATCTTTGAAGACTTTAAAGCAAGCGGAAATGATCCTACTTGGATGATACTTGATGTAGTTCCTGTTATTCCTCCAGAGTTAAGACCTATGGTTCAGCTTGACGGCGGAAGATTCGCTACTTCAGATTTGAATGATTTATATAGAAGAGTTATAAACAGAAATATTCGTTTAAGAAGATTATTGGTTTTAAGAGCTCCTGATATTATCATAAGAAATGAAAAGAGAATGTTGCAAGAAGCAGTTGATGCTTTATTTGATAACAGCAGAAGAAAGAAAGTAGTTAAAGGACCAGGAAACAGACCTTTAAAATCTCTTTCTGATATGCTTAAAGGTAAGCAAGGTCGTTTCAGACAGAACCTTTTAGGTAAACGTGTTGACTATTCAGGCCGTTCTGTTATCGTTGCAGGTCCTAGACTTAAAATGCATCAATGCGGACTTCCTAAAAAAATGGCTGTAGAATTATTCAAGCCATTCATAATGAAAAAATTAGTTGAAATTAATTCAGCTCATAATATAAAATCTGCTAAAAGATTTGTAGAAGAGGGCAGAGAAGAAGTTTGGGGAGTATTGGAAGATATTGCTAAAGAACATCCAGTTCTATTAAACAGAGCACCGACTCTTCACAGACTTGGTATTCAGGCATTTGAACCTGTACTTGTTGAAGGAAAAGCAATTCAGCTTCACCCATTAGTATGTCACGCTTATAACGCTGACTTTGACGGTGACCAGATGGCTGTACATACTCCGCTTTCTGCTGAGGCTCAGATTGAGGCTTGGACTTTGATGCTTGCTCCTCATAATATATTAAACCCTGCCAACGGTGAACCTATTGTTAACCCTACACAGGATATAGTACTTGGTATCAGCTATCTTACTAAATTAAGAACAGGAAGTAAAGGTGAAGGAAAGATATTCTCATCTCCTAAAGATGCTTTACTTGCTTATGATAATAATTTGGTAGAGCTTGAATCAAGAATTAAAGTTTTAATGAAAAATAAAGACGGAGAGGAAGAATTCGTTGAAACTTCTGTAGGAAGATTAAAATTCAATGAAGTTATTCCTGAAGATTTCAGATATCAAAACAGAGATTTTAACAGTAAAGATTTAGCTAAATTCATTCATGAAGTATATTTAAAACATGGCACAGCTGTAACAGTTAATATGCTTGATGATATTAAAGAACTTGGTTATCAAAGTGCTACAGTATTTGGTTCTACTATTTCTATTGCTGATATACTTATACCTCCGATGAAAAAACAAGAAATCGAGGAAGCTACTAAACAGGTAGAGTTCATTGAAAATCAGTATATGAACGGTATTATCACTACTGAAGAGAAAAAGCAGAAGGTTATGGACCTTTGGACTACAGTTGAAGGTAGAATAACTGAAGCTATGATGGATAATTTAAGACAGGATCAAGACGGATTTAATCCTGTATATATAATGGCTGATTCCGGTGCGAGAGGTTCTAAACAGCAGATAAGACAGCTTGCTAGTATGAGAGGTTTGATGGCTAAGCCTTCAGGTGAGATTATCGAACTTCCTATTATTTCAAACTTTAAAGAAGGTCTTACTGTACAGGAATACTTTATTTCTACTCACGGTGCTAGAAAAGGTCTTGCAGATACAGCATTAAAGACTTCAAGTGCTGGTTATCTTACTAGAAAACTAGTTGATGTTGCTATTGGGGTTGTTGTTTCAGAGCATGACTGCGGTACTGTTAAAGGTATTGCTATAGAGGCTATAAAAAACGGAGATGAAATCAAAAAATCTCTTAAAGAACGTGTTGTTGGTTTCTTTACAAGCGAGCATATATATCATCCTGTTACTAAAGAGCTTATATGTTCTGCTAATACTGAAATTACAGAAGAAATAGGTGATTTAATAGAGAAAGCTGGTATAGAAAAAATCAGCATTAGACATCCTCTTACTTGTGAAAGCAGAATGGGTGTATGTCAGAAATGTTATGGTAGAAGTTTATCTACTAATAACCTTGCTTCTATTGGGGAGGCTGTTGGTGTAGTTGCTGCTCAAAGTATTGGTCAGCCTGGTACACAGCTTACAATGAGAACTTTCCACATCGGTGGTGTTGCTACTCAGATGGTAGAAGAAAATGAAATTAAGGTCAATTATCCTATATATATAGAACAATTCTCTAACTATGTTGTTCAGCCTAATGGTATTAAAATAACAGCTAGAAAAGGTGATTTGGTTATTAGAAGAGTTTTAGATAAATGGGAAAAATCTACTCTAAAAGATATTATAACTGAACATAATACTAAAGTACTTATAGGAGATGTTATAGCTACTCTTAAAGATGGTACAGAAATTAAAGCTACTTATAATGGTACTTTCAAAATCACTGATGATGATAAATATATAATGATTACAGGTGATAAGCATACAATTGTAATTAAAGTTGGAAGTGAATATAAAGTAGATGAACATGTATTCATAGAAGCTAATACAGTTATTGCTAGCTTCGATACTTATAACGAACCTATCATTTCTGAAAAATCCGGTATTGTAAGATATCAGGACATCATACCTGGCAGAACTTTGGTTGAAGAAATAGACGATCAAACAGGTAATAAAACTAATATTATTCAAGAGTTTAAAGATTCTAGCATGCAGCCTAAGATATTGATCGTAGGTGATAATGATACTTTTGAAACTGATATACCTAATGGTGCTCAGCTTATGGTAGAAAATAACCAAAAAGTTGAAGTAGGAGAGGTTATTGCTAAAACTACTCGTATACAGCAGAAAAGTAGGGATATTACAGGAGGTCTTCCAAGAGTACAGGAATTACTTGAGGCTCAGAAACCTAAAGATACTGCTATTATTGCTGGTATTGACGGTGAGGTTGAAATCGGAGGTTCTCATAAGGGTAAAAAAGTAGTTAAAATCAGAAATGAATTTGATGAAACTAAACACTTAGTACCTCATGGTAAAATGTTATTGGTAAGAAACGGAGACCAAGTAAAAACAGGTACTCAGTTATGTGCTGGTAAAATAAACCCTCATGATATATTGGAAACACAAGGGGATTTGGCTTTACAAACTTATTTGCTTGAAGAAATTCAAACAGTATACAATCAGCAGGGTGTAGGTATTAACGATAAGCACTTCGCTCTTATCATAAGACAGATGCTTAGAAGACTTGAGATAACTGATCCAGGCGATACTAAATATATTGTTGGTCAGTATGTTGATAAATATGAGTTTGAAGAAGAAAACAGACGTTATGAAGAGGCTGGCGGTTCTCCTGCAAGCGGTAAGCCTGTACTTTTAGGCTTAACTAAGGCTGCTCTTAATACTGAAAGCTTTATATCTTCTGCTTCATTCCAAGAAACTACTAAAGTATTGACTAATGCTGCTATTAAAGGAAAAGTTGATAAATTGCTTGGATTAAAAGAAAATGTTATTATAGGACACTTAATACCTGCTGGTACTGGTGTTAAATTATATAATAAACTTCATGTTTACAACAAGCAAAGCGGAGACTTGGATAAGAAAGATAATATAGATAATAGTGCTAAAGAAGAAGAAGTTATGCAGATAACTGTATAA